One window of Acropora palmata chromosome 1, jaAcrPala1.3, whole genome shotgun sequence genomic DNA carries:
- the LOC141877656 gene encoding uncharacterized protein LOC141877656 codes for MAWRCLLCSRFAAFLLASLLTHYNSEHSDKDQKFKIRCGLDDCDKEYSKVNSFTKHVRSSHHRYLLCSSSNDTGGEPSLTSGVPSVTEEDECKVNEGSVHLNEVNTSCMISSSDGCDLVDYCGGGENEKDYDDEDDPVQVIVTKFLYKIKGENRLTGTALQNIGIASRHLLHGILTSVKRKVGIILNNTMTEEEDLQTINNVFDEAAEETNILAFPPNVTRLNDNHACGNVEPVKHVLGKRRKVVKRGNKRKIQEVEDVFFYISVLKTIQLQLCCPKLLQMVLAGPQKSANQLFDFCDGTFFQEHPLFSNDETALALLVYYDDVNFVNPMTNKYHKLSFFYYQLANLHPMFRSKLKSIHLFAVCRTELVSLSQYGFNKILEPFVNEMKILGCDRGFTFTLPSGCINLRGGILAFLVDTPASQKAGGFKEGVGGAKRKCRHCMATFEDMQTCFEEDQFELRNLDDHHYYLAKLEGASSENLRAFYSKCYGINTRTVLLESPYFDPCEQLIQDVMHVFLEGVLGYEIRFLLKYYLRDINAFTLDSLNSKIQGFSYGYSSSKDKPAVLLVKDLEKGSSTNLGQSASQMWLLCSILPLILADIVDITTDKWRCFIGLIEIMSICFSHKISEASVVYLHKAIKDHLILFKRLYGHLGNITPKQHYLVHLPSLILKFGPLIRSWCMRFEAKHAYFKDQAKIIQNFKNLPLSLSKRYQSSVQADYVMLGRDDPGPLFKDEVKFGNSKELQGSDCQDAMSDIKRFYDLGINWDLTKVYSVDSVCIHGTLYKPDQHSFLIFGKRNALPDFGRIRKIWFVGHCNIFFALQVVTNSGYMDSINAFVIEEEELPQGYEVIKHSELESPFVYHSYKFQDKNCIVLKENPFSW; via the exons GGGTACCATCAGTCACAGAAGAAGATGAGTGCAAGGTTAATGAGGGCAGTGTCCACCTGAATGAAGTGAACACTAGTTGTATGATATCATCAAGTGATGGCTGTGATCTTGTTGATTATTGTGGTGGTGGTGAGAATGAGAAGgattatgatgatgaagatgaccCCGTTCAAGTCATTGTAACAAAGTTCTTGTATAAGATTAAGGGTGAAAATCGTCTCACTGGAACAGCTCTTCAAAATATAGGAATAGCTTCAAGACATCTCCTGCATGGGATATTGACAtcagttaaaagaaaagtagGGATCATTCTAAACAACACCATGACTGAAGAAGAAGACCTTCAAACCAtaaacaatgtttttgatGAAGCTGCTGAGGAAACAAATATTCTGGCATTCCCACCAAATGTTACACGACTTAACGACAATCATGCATGTGGCAATGTG GAACCAGTAAAACATGTATTGggaaaaaggagaaaagttgtcaagagaggaaacaaaaggaaaatacaAGAGGTTGAAGATGTGTTCTTTTATATATCTGTGCTGAAAACGATACAGTTGCAACTTTGCTGTCCAAAACTTTTACAAATGGTTTTAGCGGGACCACAGAAAAGTGCCAACCAGCTCTTTGACTTTTGTGATGGCACATTCTTTCAAGAACAtccattgttttcaaatgatgaAACAGCACTCGCTCTTTTGGTTTACTATGATGATGTCAACTTTGTGAACCCAATGACTAACAAATATCACAAattaagtttcttttattaCCAACTGGCAAATTTACACCCTATGTTTAGGTCAAAACTTAAGTCAATCCACCTTTTTGCTGTTTGTAGAACAGAGTTAGTGTCTTTGTCACAGTATGGTTTCAATAAGATTCTGGAACCATttgtgaatgaaatgaaaattctgGGCTGTGATAGAGGCTTCACCTTTACATTGCCTTCTGGTTGTATCAACTTAAGAGGAGGTATTCTGGCATTCTTAGTGGACACCCCAGCTAGTCAAAAGGCCGGTGGCTTCAAAGAAGGAGTTGGTGGTGCAAAACGTAAATGCCGACACTGCATGGCCACTTTTGAGGACATGCAGACTTGTTTCGAGGAAGATCAATTTGAACTACGTAACCTGGATGACCACCATTACTATTTGGCAAAGCTGGAGGGTGCAAGCTCTGAGAATcttagagcattttattccaaATGCTATGGCATCAACACACGAACTGTTTTACTAGAATCACCATACTTTGACCCTTGTGAGCAACTGATCCAGGACGTTATGCATGTGTTTCTTGAAGGGGTCTTAGGGTATGAAATTAGGTTCCTTTTGAAGTACTACTTAAGGGACATTAATGCCTTTACTTTAGACTCCTTAAATTCTAAAATACAGGGCTTTTCCTATGGGTACTCCAGTTCGAAAGATAAACCAGCAGTTCTTTTGGTTAAAGACTTGGAAAAAGGATCTAGCACAAATTTAGGGCAAAGTGCCTCCCAGATGTGGCTCCTGTGCTCAATTCTTCCTCTCATTCTTGCTGATATTGTTGACATAACAACTGACAAGTGGAGATGTTTCATTGGCCTTATTGAAATTatgtccatttgtttttcacaTAAAATTTCGGAGGCTAGTGTTGTATATTTGCACAAGGCCATCAAGGACCACCTAATTCTCTTTAAGCGGCTATACGGTCATCTTGGAAATATAACCCCTAAACAGCACTATCTTGTTCACCTGCCATCCCTTATCCTCAAATTTGGCCCCCTTATACGATCATGGTGCATGAGATTTGAAGCTAAACATGCTTATTTCAAAGACCAAGCAAAAATTATACAAAACTTTAAGAATCTTCCATTGTCGTTATCAAAAAGGTACCAATCTTCTGTTCAGGCTGATTATGTTATGCTTGGCAGAGATGATCCAGGCCCACTTTTCAAAGATGAAGTAAAGTTTGGTAATTCTAAAGAGTTGCAAGGAAGTGACTGCCAGGATGCAATGTCAGACATAAAGCGGTTCTATGACTTAGGCATTAACTGGGATCTGACAAAAGTATACTCTGTAGATTCAGTGTGTATTCATGGTACATTGTATAAGCCTGACCAACAttctttcttgatttttgGAAAGAGAAATGCATTACCTGACTTTGGCAGGATtagaaaaatttggtttgtgGGTCattgcaacattttttttgcccTACAAGTTGTCACAAATTCTGGGTACATGGACAGTATTAATGCTTTTGTtattgaagaagaagaacttcCCCAAGGCTATGAAGTTATCAAACATAGTGAACTGGAAAGTCCATTTGTCTATCATTCTTATAAATTCcaagacaaaaattgcatAGTCTTAAAGGAAAaccctttctcatggtga